GGCCTGACATCATAGTAACAGATACTAAGTAATTACCAGCCTTTCCTGTACCAACTGTAAAAGTACCCGTATGATAATTGTAACCATCATCCGTACAAAGCATCTGATTGTATCTGATTTTTTCATTTAGCCCATAATGATTAGCACCTCCGGGTAACGTCGCTGTAAATGCAGctgtaaaaaaaagatttcaagggattaagaaataaataaataaactcatcatagataccaggacttaatttagggtatacgccagacgcgcgtttcgtctacaaaagactcatcagtgacgctcgaatccaaaaaagttaaaaaggccaaatatacgaagttgaagagcattgagaacaaaaattcctaaaagttttgccaaatacagctatggtaatctatgtctgaggtagaaaagcctttgtatttcaaataattcaaaaatttgttaacagtaaatttataaatataaccttaccaatgacaattcatgtcatcacaaaaagtactgactactgggcctgtgataccctcggggaaataaatctccaccagcagtggcatcgaccaggTTTATTTACACATAAACATAATCGCATATTTAATGCTTATTGATGGAAATTCATTACTTAATCTCTAGCGCATTTTATTCTTCAGTCAACTGTGTTTGTACTTGTGAATGGCCACTTTATGGTTATTTGACGGAGTCATACAGTGTATGGCAAAACTCAGTAAAGATCGGTCTAAATTCCATTTCATTGAGTtaacaacacttaccgttatcttgatgatattttatatattatagggtgatatttaaaaataataaaaaggtgAGATTGGTAATCGAAAACCTGTACGAAAATGGTCCATCAAAAGGGTTCTGTAAATTATGTGTTTGTTGAATAATGATGGACATTGAATGCAGtaaaaagactttaaaaaagaaattatattgaCATAAACTTTCTGATATTACTGGGTGTAATTTCAGCAGATACTTCGTATATAGAAGGTATAGGTTTTAAATGTTATCAGATGTGTATGCTTTATTGGCAAGTAAACCAATTACTattacaatatacatgatatacatatgTTAAAAAGTAtcaacaaacatttacaaacaatgttttaaacaaTACACCAACATATATACCACATACCAGTATCTTTACATCTATTTGGGTATGACTGATTTGAATTTGGTCTTAAGCAagactcttgaatttttttatgtgttgtataaccttatttttcaattgaggtaaaaaaaaaaaattaaaaagggaaGCGCTTTGGACGCACAAACTGAAAGAGTTATTTTATGGATCTGAGTTCATACCACTGCTAGTAAATACtcgattttaaaattattagcATTCATGATGAAGGTCAGTCTAGCGCTTTTTCACTCCAAATTgatattcttattttataaatataaatcaaaggGGGCTAAAATTAGATCAAGGGAGAAATGGATAGAACTAGgggaaaagaataaaaataataattctggAATTATAAAAACAGCGACAGGTCAAAAAATCTATTCataaactcaaaaatgaaaataacgagGTAACAACAAATCaagaacaaattttaaaaatgattaaaaactattataaaatatcatatacaacCACGGCTCCAGATAAAGATCTACTGCATAAATATGTAGGTAATACTGTCATGGAAAGGGAGATAAATGTAAATGATTCTAAATTTGTGATGGGGAGGTTTCTTTAGATTAATGTACTAAAGCTATTAACACGATAAAGTTAAATAAATCACCGGGTCTAGATGGTTTAACATTAGAATTTTATAAGACGTTCtgggaaaaattaaaaacaatgttagTAAAAGATCTAAATAAGGGACATGAGGAAAAACTTCTTTCATATACACAACGAACAGGTGTTCTTACtttattattcaagaaaaatgaCCCATTATCTTTAGACAATTATCGTCCAATATCATTATTTAATGTAGATTTGAAAATACTATCTCATGTTTTAGCACAGAGACTAAAAAAACTTCTTCCTAAATTAATTAATGAAGATCAAACAAGGTATGTAAAAAGTCGTTTTATTGGATTTAATTAACGGCAAATCCAAGATATAATGGACTATGCAGATTCAAACGGAATAGATGGGGCTataatatttgttgaatttacaAAAGCTTTTGATTCTTTGGAATGGGAATTCATGTTAGGTGTTCTAAAACATTTTGGTTTTAATGAATCATTCATATCATGGGTGGAAACATTATATAAGGGAATACAGACGTGTGTAATAAATAATGGATGGGTATCCGAAATTTTTGAAAACTCTAGAGGAATCCGTCAAGGGTGTCCTTTATCGGCTTaacgttttgttttatgttttaaattatggTCGAGCGATTGAGGCAAACATCAGACATAAAATGTTTTCGTATTACTATAGATAATAAAACACATAGCATCAAAATATCACAATTTGCTGATGATATAACTCTGTTTTGTAGTTCAAAATCAGATATATCTAAAGCTATGAATATAATTGAAACATTTGGCTCTTTCTCAGGGTTGAAGGTAAACCGTAATAAAACAGAAGGAATTTAGATTAGGGCACTTAAAAACAGCGTAGATAAGATTGAGGGCATACGCTGGACAGACAAACCTGACAAAGCTTTAGGCATTTATTTTGGTCACGAAAATAGATAACatgaaatcattaaataaaacatgggaaaaaagaaaattaacaatggttgggaaaatatttatcataaaatctttaatattaccaaaatttacatttttggcTACTTCGTGCAAAGTTTCAGATATTTACTTGAAAGAAATTGAAAGCTGCtgtttcaaatatatttgggaaggaaaaaagaaaagtaaaaagaaacacACTTATTGGCGAATACTAAAAAGTGGGATTAAGAATGATCGATTTTGACAGTTATTTTTACAGCACTGAAAGCCTCATGGGTCTATAAATTAACAACAATCAATATGCCGAATTTGAAGATTATTCCtactaaatattttaacaatcttGGAAAAAACtttcttgtttttaacatgAATTTAGATAATATTGAATCAATAGATGGACTTGCAAAAATAGCggatttttatttacaagtaaTTTCAAGTTGGGTTAAAACAGGAGGAGgttcatcaacattttttaatcACTTTTCTGATATTAGAAAACAGattatttgggggggggggggatatatTAAATATCGCAACAACTGCTTGTTTTTCCCGAGCTGGgttaattgataaaaaagaatatttatctgttgaaaaaagaaagataatcttatttttatttaatcttttttatgatcctttttatttaaacgCTATCTAAAAAGttttgtcctcaatgcttttcaacttcataGTTTATTaggcatttttaactttttgggattcgagcgccACTAATTAGTCTttgtatacgaaacgcgcgtctgacagtaaatacaaaattttatccTCGTATATATGACGACTTTATTCACATGTattaaattatcaatacattcaTATAGTGATATTTTTGTAACTTAAtagttataatttagtacgacagaagcacatttcgtctacatacgtCTCACCAGTGactctcatatcaaaatatttataaagccaaacaagtaaaaagttaaaatcgtGGTAACCATACCTTTTACCGGAAGAGGATCACCACCACGACCACCACCATAAGTTGTACGACAGATGAACACAAACAAGaggctttttaaaatataagccATTATCATTGACAGTTGGCAAGCGTATCTGCAAAACACATATTTGATAATACACGCATGAATgaatccaaaatattttttactgtacACGTATATTTTAACACACAAACAAAGATCTTACAAAatctaaacaaaatttaaacaaacaattatcaaaccaaaacaaaattaaactatttcGACCAAATTTGGGATGTTATCCATGCGTGTGCTACTATTATGTTGACAAAATACATACTCATTGTATGAAACGATGAAAAAACAATATCCTGTACATAAGAATTTGTGAataatttgcaaataaaataaaacaaccctatcttttgtaaaatttgctctacagatttttttttgaaatttgctCTACTGTAACTGCTTTTTTTAAACCAAGTTATGTTCATGCAGACAAAACAATCACAGTGCTTGTTATAATCaggtttttttcaattatctaTTAATGTATTCCATTCAGCTGCAGTAAAAGAAgcataaacaataaaaagccAAAAACGTCAATCAAAGTCAAATACCAAAGTGAGTGAGTTTTCTATTACATTGTCAGTTAATGCATGAAcaacttttaaaacataattaaaatttaagtttttttctcaaaaaatatgCGTTAACACTATCTGTCAATCAAAAAAACTGCGAGTTTTAAAAGTCTGATATTTATAactcaaatatgtttttttaaattatttatataataatagttTAATTCATACCATTTACCACTGTTCATACCGCGCTTTTAATGTTTTGATCGATTGTATAACACTACTTTTCACTTACCTGAGTTGATGATCCTGCTCCTGTGTGAACTTGTCACAGATAGGGAAGAACAGTCTGTTTTATAGTcatgtaaaaagtaaatgtaAGCAGATTGAGCAACATATTGCGAATCCCGCgttaatatattaaatgatttgCTTGCATATTTTGTGATTTAGTAGGCAGTTTGTAAATAATATGTATAATTCATACCCTTAGCCAGGGGGTTCGGGGTGTTCggatgacccccccccccttttgaaaacaaataagcactgttaaaggcAATGTTCTGTtctaattgtgactgttaaaggcgagtttgtgagtcaaacgaatcccgccccccccccccccccccttggaaattcctggctacgggcctgtgatttgttgaattatgttatgagtattttttatcatattaatgtttttattgctTATTACATTTTGATATGACTATATTCAATCGTTTGTGAATGTATGGGTCTGGTCTCCTCCTTATCGTGACTgtttaatattttctataattacTGATATCTTCCTTTCAGAAGTTGACCACTCGCACCATGTGGTGAAACCCATTTGATAAGAATAGTAAATCTGACACGAtaatcttatatatatttactttattgTGTCATCATACTGATAATAATAGTCTAttatgtataataattgtatctAAGtacaggcaacagtagtataccgctggtcggagtcataaatcgatttagagaaaaaaagatCCAGGTtccaaactaaaactgaggtaaacacatcaactatcaggggaaaacaacgaaacaacaaaaacactgaagtgcaacaaattATCCAAACCGACAaagcaacacacacagaaacaaattataaaaacaactgCCACTTTCCTGACTAAGTACAGGACATTTCGATAAAAATAATGGTTGGGTGAACCTGTTTATGCGGCTATCTACTTTGAATAGAGGTAAAGTAGGAGGGTTTAGATCTCCAAAAATATGTTGAACCCCGCCGCCATTTATGCGCCTGGTACAGGACAGTCActtctggtctttgttagtcttgaatgatttttaatttcagtttctttatatataactaggagtttagtatggcgtccattatcactgaacaagtatacTTTTTGTTTCGGGGCCAGCTGAAGTACACCACcaggtgtgggaatttctcgctgcattgaagaaaCATTGGTGGAcatcggctgttatctgctctttggtcgggttgtctccttgacacattctcgatttccattctcaattttatatcatatacatCTGATCATGTATTGCCGTTATATATGACTCCGAATGTGAATATCGTTTGATGTCGTTTGATGTCTATGTATTAAAACATTCTTAACTGTTACCAAAGTTTTGGATTCTATTTTGTTGAATctgtttttatgtaaaatgtgtCGCTATATTGAACAAATGTATATTAACATGGATTGCAAATCCAATGGAAACCTAAGATACAATAAAGGTTGAGATCATTTTGTAACCAGAcctgttttatttgtttataattttgtatttaggTTTTTTCAATCTAATTATATTAAGCGTACATTGAATATTTTCTTCAAGGAGAATATAGATTTGATTTACACTACTACTTAACCTTTGAAAGAGAGTCTTAGAAACATTTTTACAGATACCTAGTATACATGTTAAAGTgtagccaaaaaaaatatttgtcggAATTAGTCCTTTGGTTTGGCCTTATAAGAGcacatattatatttattaccATGGGTACTAATGAAATATTTCAGATACATACtgcaaataacaataaataaaataaaaagaatccCATTGAGGCAACTACCAAGCATATTTTAAGCAGCTG
This is a stretch of genomic DNA from Mytilus trossulus isolate FHL-02 chromosome 6, PNRI_Mtr1.1.1.hap1, whole genome shotgun sequence. It encodes these proteins:
- the LOC134723790 gene encoding uncharacterized protein LOC134723790, yielding MIMAYILKSLLFVFICRTTYGGGRGGDPLPVKAAFTATLPGGANHYGLNEKIRYNQMLCTDDGYNYHTGTFTVGTGKAGNYLVSVTMMSGLHVTAHTTLRKNGAIYVWLYTGYHYDMATQTVCMKLADGDKIWVQMNNKASSLFDVYNTFTAVRIN